From Coleofasciculus sp. FACHB-T130, a single genomic window includes:
- a CDS encoding glycosyltransferase, whose product MSLKYALVHEWLTPEATGGSELVVREILKHIDADLYALIDFESTNPESYLFNRPIGTTFLQHFPKARSGVQKYLPLLPLAIEQLDLRDYDVILSSAHAVAKGVLTSPQQLHICYCHTPMRYAWDLTFDYLDSSRLGRGLPGILTRYLLHQLRQWDVLSANRVDYFIANSQHTARRIWRCYRRQAEVIYPPVNVERFSFQPQKEDFYLTVSRLVSYKQVSLIVRSFNQLGRPLVVIGTGPELDEMRQLAKPNVKVLGSQPDDVVEQYMAQAKAFVYAACEDFGMALVEAQACGTPAIAYGAGGALETVLDIREHPTQGTGLFFPAQTEAALIEAVKTFEASQGLFNPEIARVRASQFAPQTFQKRYLAFLESCYQEFQSSSAIRP is encoded by the coding sequence TTGTCATTAAAATATGCTCTCGTCCATGAATGGTTGACCCCCGAAGCTACTGGCGGGTCAGAACTCGTTGTCCGTGAAATCCTCAAGCACATTGATGCCGACCTCTATGCCCTAATTGACTTTGAATCCACCAATCCTGAAAGTTATCTCTTCAATCGCCCCATTGGCACCACATTCCTGCAACACTTCCCGAAAGCCCGTAGTGGCGTCCAAAAATATCTCCCTCTATTGCCGCTAGCAATTGAACAACTAGACTTACGCGACTATGACGTAATTCTCTCCTCTGCCCACGCTGTCGCCAAAGGAGTCCTCACCAGCCCACAACAACTGCATATCTGCTACTGCCATACGCCCATGCGCTACGCCTGGGATTTAACTTTTGATTATCTAGACAGTAGCCGACTAGGGCGGGGTCTCCCAGGCATCCTGACGCGGTATCTCCTTCATCAACTGCGTCAGTGGGATGTACTCTCCGCAAACCGCGTTGATTATTTCATCGCCAACTCCCAACACACCGCACGTCGCATCTGGCGCTGCTATCGGCGGCAAGCAGAAGTCATTTATCCACCCGTCAATGTTGAGCGGTTTTCCTTTCAGCCCCAAAAAGAAGATTTTTACCTCACCGTTTCCCGGCTGGTGAGTTACAAGCAAGTATCTTTAATTGTCCGATCTTTTAACCAACTGGGACGCCCGCTTGTGGTGATTGGCACGGGGCCGGAACTTGACGAAATGCGCCAGCTAGCGAAACCCAATGTAAAAGTGCTAGGGTCACAACCAGATGATGTTGTTGAGCAGTATATGGCTCAAGCAAAAGCATTTGTATATGCAGCCTGTGAAGACTTTGGCATGGCGTTGGTAGAAGCCCAAGCTTGTGGCACTCCTGCGATCGCCTATGGTGCTGGTGGGGCATTAGAAACCGTTCTGGATATTCGGGAACACCCGACACAGGGAACTGGCTTATTTTTTCCAGCCCAAACAGAAGCGGCTTTGATAGAAGCGGTAAAAACCTTTGAAGCATCGCAAGGATTATTTAATCCGGAGATTGCTAGAGTCCGCGCTTCTCAGTTCGCCCCTCAAACTTTCCAGAAGCGCTATCTAGCCTTTCTAGAGAGCTGTTATCAAGAATTTCAGTCATCCTCAGCCATTCGTCCCTAA
- a CDS encoding choice-of-anchor Q domain-containing protein: MKQPVYFLTLAFCVALTISSHQKAEAAGTVGNGTAASCTEAALDTALVGGGTVTFNCGSSPHTIVVKEKVLSANTVIDGRSVVTLSGNGTNRIFSTDSLVQLTLRNLTIANGFSTENGGGVYSGYRGKLVVLNCTFNNNKSTKPGEAGGGAIYSKSESTIVVDKSTFTGNQASLGGAIYDLLSDLTVTNSTFTGNTAGIVAPGGAGGAIYNDGANGNLGKIILRNNTFTNNIATNQGGAFFNQLYNNNTTTIENNTFSGNSVTGTGDKGFGGAIFVVGGTTTAPNYTAGTNSTIFIVRNTTFSGNISANQGGGLWTGNDVSAEVSNTTFSGNRAVTPDAKGGLGGAIMRTSGKMTINNVTIANNYAGFMGAGIFGSSPDITLKNTIIANNKADNGGNTWNIKQNCSDEMTNGGNNIQFPAKNPNDPTDKNCALGITIIEPILGALSATGGLTQTLPLLAGSPAINTGNNATCLATDQRGVARPQGGVCDIGAFEAK; encoded by the coding sequence ATGAAACAACCAGTCTATTTCTTAACTCTCGCTTTCTGTGTTGCCTTAACGATTTCCTCACATCAAAAAGCTGAGGCGGCTGGAACTGTCGGGAACGGAACCGCTGCAAGTTGTACTGAAGCTGCTTTAGATACTGCTTTAGTAGGCGGGGGGACTGTAACCTTTAATTGTGGTTCTAGTCCGCATACGATTGTAGTGAAAGAAAAGGTACTTTCCGCGAATACAGTAATCGACGGACGAAGTGTAGTAACTCTCAGCGGAAATGGAACTAATCGGATTTTTTCCACTGATAGCCTCGTGCAATTGACCCTAAGAAATCTCACTATTGCGAATGGCTTTAGTACCGAAAATGGGGGCGGCGTTTATAGCGGCTACAGAGGTAAGTTAGTGGTACTTAACTGTACCTTTAACAATAACAAATCCACGAAGCCTGGGGAGGCCGGAGGCGGTGCCATCTATAGTAAAAGTGAAAGTACAATTGTTGTAGATAAAAGCACTTTTACCGGAAATCAAGCTAGCCTCGGCGGAGCAATCTATGACTTGCTCAGCGACTTAACCGTAACGAATAGCACTTTCACGGGAAATACCGCTGGAATTGTGGCTCCTGGGGGGGCGGGTGGTGCCATTTATAATGATGGTGCGAATGGTAATTTAGGTAAAATTATTCTCCGGAACAACACCTTCACAAACAATATTGCCACCAATCAAGGTGGGGCTTTTTTTAATCAACTTTATAACAACAATACGACGACAATCGAAAATAACACCTTCTCTGGAAATAGCGTTACGGGCACTGGCGACAAAGGATTTGGCGGTGCTATTTTCGTGGTCGGTGGCACCACAACTGCCCCTAATTACACTGCCGGAACAAACAGCACTATTTTTATAGTGAGGAACACTACCTTCTCTGGCAACATTTCTGCGAATCAGGGCGGGGGACTGTGGACGGGAAATGACGTAAGCGCAGAAGTTTCTAATACTACTTTTTCAGGGAATCGTGCTGTGACTCCAGATGCCAAGGGGGGTCTAGGCGGCGCAATCATGAGAACCAGTGGCAAGATGACCATCAATAATGTCACGATTGCTAACAATTATGCTGGGTTTATGGGGGCTGGTATTTTTGGCAGCAGTCCAGATATAACCCTGAAAAATACAATTATCGCTAACAATAAAGCGGATAATGGCGGGAATACCTGGAATATTAAGCAGAATTGTTCTGACGAAATGACTAATGGCGGCAACAATATCCAATTTCCCGCCAAAAACCCAAACGATCCCACTGACAAAAACTGCGCGCTTGGCATCACGATTATTGAACCAATACTAGGCGCACTTTCTGCGACTGGTGGTTTGACTCAGACTCTACCCTTATTAGCAGGGAGTCCAGCGATTAATACAGGAAATAACGCGACTTGCTTGGCAACGGATCAACGAGGTGTTGCCAGACCGCAAGGTGGTGTTTGCGATATCGGAGCATTTGAAGCAAAATAA
- a CDS encoding YdcF family protein, whose protein sequence is MFLLLTRVLLWLLIGTLVYFLLVRWIPKQYLAWLGGLLLFVIMVMAFYNPNERLVSSAWNILSFPLKPLGLSIMLLLFAIGGVKKNALTGVAWNQLRIAFFVLLLSSLPIVAYWLAQQAEVEAIQLEQRRQLICQTQCPADITPTGSQIVGAIVVLGRGTTQPNLPYRTQIQLTDTGDRILYSAQLYQEQLRSGNDPLVIVSAGPRAELTGNQDSVNEANDVAALLVRMGVPRNRIVIEPRGVDLRTSAVRVEEILRQRGIRSRRIILVASGLNIRRANLTFANLGVTVIPRATDFFTFQSGATPARRITVTDFVPTVEALVTTTRVVEEYLTFIYYFLRGWLTPLVL, encoded by the coding sequence ATGTTTTTACTACTAACGCGGGTTCTGCTGTGGCTGCTGATTGGCACCTTAGTCTATTTTTTGTTAGTGCGATGGATTCCCAAACAATATCTCGCTTGGTTGGGCGGGCTGCTGTTGTTTGTCATCATGGTGATGGCGTTTTACAACCCCAATGAAAGGTTGGTATCGAGTGCCTGGAACATTCTTTCGTTTCCGCTCAAACCGTTGGGGTTGTCGATTATGCTTTTATTGTTCGCCATTGGCGGAGTGAAAAAGAATGCGCTAACAGGCGTAGCCTGGAACCAACTTAGGATAGCCTTCTTCGTTTTGCTGTTGTCTAGTTTGCCAATCGTTGCCTACTGGCTGGCTCAGCAAGCGGAAGTGGAGGCGATTCAACTGGAGCAACGACGGCAACTGATTTGTCAAACTCAATGTCCGGCTGATATTACGCCGACCGGATCTCAAATTGTGGGGGCGATTGTGGTGCTGGGGCGAGGGACGACACAACCCAATCTTCCCTACCGGACGCAGATTCAATTAACTGATACAGGCGATCGCATTCTATACTCTGCTCAGCTGTATCAAGAACAGCTACGGAGCGGTAATGACCCCTTAGTGATTGTCAGTGCAGGACCTAGAGCGGAGCTGACAGGAAATCAAGATAGTGTTAACGAGGCTAACGATGTCGCGGCGCTACTGGTCAGGATGGGTGTACCCCGCAATCGAATTGTGATTGAACCGCGTGGGGTTGATCTCCGCACCAGTGCGGTCAGAGTTGAGGAAATCTTGAGGCAGCGCGGTATTCGATCGCGCCGGATTATTCTCGTTGCCTCCGGCTTAAATATTCGCCGTGCCAACCTTACGTTTGCCAATTTGGGCGTCACGGTCATTCCCAGAGCTACAGATTTCTTTACCTTTCAAAGTGGGGCAACGCCTGCCCGACGCATCACCGTCACGGATTTTGTTCCCACCGTGGAAGCGCTAGTCACGACAACGCGAGTGGTAGAAGAATATCTCACTTTCATCTACTACTTCTTACGCGGCTGGTTGACACCCCTCGTTTTATAG
- the pap gene encoding polyphosphate:AMP phosphotransferase, whose amino-acid sequence MLDTLDLNLCLDKNIYDSQIETLMRQVRSLQKACWDKKLPMIVVLEGWAAAGKGALVKKMVNYMDPRGFTVHPIWPPNQEEQQYPFLWRFWRRLPVKGSIGIFYHSWYTHVLEDRLFERIEDSKIPSVMAQINAFERQLVDDGNAIAKFWIHLSRKELKHRLKEYAKDPLDAWRVRPEDWKQEKHYGKYVDYAEEMLVQTSTGSAPWTLVEGNCQRWAQVKVLTQFAATLTEALDRLHIRTPITPVPPQKHLNPAEPDLLAQVDLNLALSRDEYKKQLRDAQVELLKLQMKIHKHQVPVLVLFEGWDAAGKGGAIKRLTDVLDPRSYAVHPFAAPTDEEKAHHYLWRFWRWLPTAGTIGIDDRSWYGRVLVERVEGFATELEWRRAYQEINEFESQLTNAGYVLVKFWLHISPEEQYQRFISRQNDPFKEYKLTAEDWRNRDNWAFYEVAVNQAIQRTNTPNAPWTIVAANDKYYARVKVIQTVTEAIRAKLKRQ is encoded by the coding sequence ATGCTAGATACGCTGGACTTGAATCTTTGCCTCGATAAAAATATCTATGATTCTCAGATTGAGACGCTAATGCGTCAAGTGCGATCGCTCCAAAAGGCTTGCTGGGACAAAAAGCTACCCATGATTGTCGTGCTGGAAGGTTGGGCGGCAGCGGGGAAAGGTGCTTTAGTCAAGAAAATGGTCAATTACATGGACCCGCGAGGGTTTACGGTTCACCCGATTTGGCCTCCCAACCAGGAAGAGCAACAATACCCTTTTTTGTGGCGCTTCTGGCGGAGACTGCCAGTAAAGGGCAGTATTGGGATTTTTTATCACAGCTGGTACACCCATGTTTTGGAAGACCGGCTGTTTGAACGAATCGAGGACTCAAAAATCCCAAGCGTGATGGCCCAGATAAACGCCTTTGAGCGCCAACTGGTGGATGATGGAAATGCGATCGCTAAATTCTGGATTCATCTAAGCCGCAAAGAATTAAAGCACCGACTCAAAGAATATGCCAAAGATCCGTTAGACGCTTGGCGAGTGCGTCCGGAAGACTGGAAACAAGAGAAACACTACGGTAAATATGTAGATTATGCCGAAGAAATGCTCGTCCAAACCAGCACTGGCTCCGCCCCCTGGACATTAGTGGAGGGCAACTGCCAACGCTGGGCGCAGGTGAAAGTCCTCACCCAATTCGCTGCCACTCTCACAGAAGCCCTCGACCGACTTCACATTCGGACGCCTATCACCCCTGTACCCCCTCAAAAACACCTCAACCCAGCAGAGCCGGATCTCTTAGCGCAAGTCGATCTCAATCTTGCTCTCTCCAGGGATGAGTACAAAAAGCAGTTACGCGATGCCCAAGTAGAACTGCTGAAGCTTCAGATGAAGATTCACAAACATCAAGTGCCCGTCTTGGTGCTGTTTGAAGGTTGGGATGCGGCTGGGAAAGGAGGAGCCATCAAACGCTTAACCGATGTCCTCGACCCCCGCAGTTATGCCGTTCATCCCTTCGCAGCACCTACGGATGAAGAGAAAGCGCATCACTACCTCTGGCGGTTCTGGCGGTGGTTGCCAACAGCAGGGACAATTGGCATTGATGACCGCAGCTGGTACGGGCGAGTGTTAGTAGAGCGTGTTGAAGGTTTTGCCACAGAACTGGAATGGCGCAGAGCCTACCAGGAAATCAATGAGTTTGAGAGCCAACTGACGAATGCAGGCTACGTTTTGGTCAAGTTCTGGCTGCATATTAGTCCTGAAGAACAGTATCAGCGATTCATATCGCGTCAGAATGACCCCTTTAAAGAATACAAACTCACCGCCGAAGATTGGCGAAATCGGGACAATTGGGCTTTCTATGAAGTGGCAGTCAATCAAGCAATTCAGCGGACGAACACTCCTAACGCTCCCTGGACAATTGTTGCTGCGAATGATAAATACTATGCCCGTGTTAAGGTAATTCAAACCGTAACCGAGGCGATTCGGGCAAAATTGAAACGTCAATAA
- a CDS encoding filamentous hemagglutinin N-terminal domain-containing protein, giving the protein MKSAFESSGVLLGLLAVAPAIAVKPAQAETIVPAQDGTGTIAAPEGNTINIGGGKLSGDGANLFHSFEQFNLNADQIANFISNPKIENILGRVVGGDPSTIDGLIKVSGGNSNLYLMNPSGIIFGANARLDVPGSFTATSATGIGFGSNSFNASGDNNYATLTGMPSSYSFNTAQPSVIVNSGELAVKEGQNLTLLGGTVVSQGTLSAPGGKLIVAAVPGQNTVRISQPGQLLSLEIHPISSDASQPSTGTVSSLPQLLTGSKAGNATGLTTNSKGEVELTGSGIKVEAGDVVVRQLNAGTATLSANHNLTLVESQIQTSGDMNLLAKDTVRVRDSVATPFVAKAGGNLTVQGNKAVDILALNHPETPFQSGGNLSLISDGVISGDAHYSAGRNFSILNLSGAGGKFQSIYDPIITSDGDVMLDSYTGASLKIIAAGKITISGDIVINAIDPEVDPNSRALILQAGATGTTDNVPFTEPFPGAPPEYFDDAGANPSYTTFVKSPTSAGTITVAGTIKSDDLLGPAEPLNVTLSAPGDINVQTIQSSGGNISISSTSGSINAADPVNQVYNLDSRNRPGNAGAITLSAPLGNITTGDIFSSSDNFGTAASGTGGAIAISAGGNIKTETIDSSSKCNSCSSSGNGGDITLIAGNDIAAKIIDAQSLGSGTGGNVTIAAGQNLTVDNKFVTFTYNNPSINTTGTGGGGAININHHGGVPVPSTPFAVGDPTTNGTAQAITTGTSTISPPESFPGGTVQGNITINTTPPPPIPAPIPAPIPAPTPVPSPAPTPTPIPSSNPQPEPGNQPKTEIVTDFQGNTLSPVPVAGAENQRPILCTVESLEDEKLPLLHRLPRCQEHRDRRNQPPASSKTLFVPRQQSDRAVPQK; this is encoded by the coding sequence ATGAAATCAGCTTTTGAAAGTTCTGGCGTATTGCTTGGCTTACTTGCCGTTGCACCAGCGATCGCTGTGAAACCGGCACAGGCAGAAACGATTGTTCCAGCTCAAGACGGTACGGGCACAATTGCCGCTCCTGAAGGCAATACAATCAATATCGGCGGAGGAAAACTGTCTGGCGATGGAGCAAACCTTTTCCACAGCTTTGAGCAATTTAACCTCAATGCAGACCAAATAGCTAACTTTATTTCTAATCCCAAAATTGAAAATATTTTAGGCAGAGTAGTGGGTGGAGATCCCTCTACCATTGATGGCTTAATTAAAGTCAGCGGAGGAAATTCTAATTTATACCTGATGAATCCATCGGGGATTATATTTGGTGCCAATGCCAGATTGGATGTGCCGGGAAGCTTTACCGCAACCAGTGCTACAGGGATTGGTTTTGGCTCTAATTCTTTTAATGCTAGCGGCGATAATAATTACGCAACCTTAACGGGAATGCCCAGCAGTTATTCGTTTAATACTGCTCAACCGAGTGTTATTGTCAACTCTGGAGAACTAGCAGTTAAAGAAGGGCAAAATCTTACCTTGCTGGGTGGCACTGTTGTTAGCCAGGGAACGCTGTCAGCACCAGGAGGTAAACTAATTGTGGCAGCAGTACCAGGACAGAATACAGTCCGGATTAGTCAACCCGGTCAATTGCTAAGTTTAGAAATTCACCCCATTTCTTCTGATGCTAGTCAGCCTTCAACCGGAACAGTTTCCTCTCTACCCCAACTACTAACGGGTAGTAAAGCGGGAAATGCCACTGGACTGACTACAAATAGCAAAGGAGAGGTAGAACTAACAGGTTCTGGTATCAAAGTAGAAGCGGGGGATGTGGTAGTCCGTCAGCTCAATGCGGGAACAGCTACACTTTCAGCCAACCATAATTTGACTCTGGTTGAAAGCCAAATACAGACATCTGGGGATATGAATTTGCTGGCAAAAGATACCGTGCGAGTGCGGGATAGCGTCGCGACTCCTTTTGTGGCAAAGGCGGGAGGGAATCTCACCGTTCAAGGCAATAAAGCGGTTGATATTTTGGCGCTGAATCACCCAGAAACACCCTTTCAAAGTGGCGGCAATCTCAGTTTAATCAGTGATGGAGTGATTTCTGGAGATGCTCACTATTCAGCAGGGCGGAATTTCTCAATTCTCAACTTATCGGGAGCAGGCGGCAAGTTTCAAAGTATTTATGACCCCATCATTACGTCTGATGGCGATGTCATGCTTGATTCTTATACGGGCGCTTCCCTGAAGATAATCGCAGCCGGAAAAATTACGATTAGTGGAGATATCGTCATTAATGCGATCGATCCAGAGGTAGATCCTAATAGTCGTGCCCTGATTTTACAAGCAGGTGCGACTGGGACAACTGATAACGTACCCTTCACCGAACCCTTTCCGGGTGCCCCTCCCGAATATTTTGACGATGCAGGCGCAAATCCCTCCTACACAACCTTTGTGAAATCTCCTACCTCAGCTGGAACGATTACAGTTGCAGGAACCATTAAATCTGATGATTTATTGGGACCAGCGGAACCTTTAAATGTTACCTTGTCGGCACCGGGTGATATTAATGTTCAAACCATTCAGTCGTCTGGTGGAAATATAAGTATTAGCAGCACCAGCGGTTCTATTAATGCCGCCGATCCAGTTAATCAAGTTTACAATTTAGACTCTCGTAATCGCCCTGGTAATGCAGGTGCAATTACCCTCAGCGCCCCATTGGGAAATATTACAACCGGAGATATCTTTTCCTCTTCTGATAACTTTGGCACGGCTGCTTCTGGGACTGGCGGCGCGATCGCAATTAGCGCCGGAGGCAATATCAAGACTGAAACCATAGATTCCAGTTCTAAGTGCAATTCTTGCTCTTCCTCTGGCAATGGCGGTGACATTACGCTGATTGCTGGTAATGATATCGCCGCCAAAATCATCGATGCTCAGAGTCTTGGCAGTGGCACTGGCGGTAATGTAACTATCGCGGCGGGACAGAATCTCACCGTTGATAATAAGTTCGTTACTTTTACCTACAACAACCCCAGCATTAACACGACAGGAACGGGCGGGGGTGGAGCCATTAATATCAATCATCACGGGGGAGTTCCAGTCCCCTCGACTCCATTTGCTGTTGGCGATCCCACGACGAATGGAACTGCCCAAGCCATCACCACGGGCACTTCGACAATATCGCCCCCCGAATCTTTCCCCGGTGGAACTGTTCAGGGCAATATTACGATCAATACCACTCCTCCACCGCCAATTCCCGCGCCAATTCCTGCACCAATTCCTGCGCCAACTCCCGTGCCAAGTCCTGCGCCAACTCCTACCCCCATACCCAGTTCAAATCCCCAACCGGAACCTGGGAACCAACCCAAGACAGAAATTGTGACAGACTTTCAAGGAAATACACTCTCACCTGTACCAGTAGCGGGTGCAGAAAATCAAAGACCGATTTTGTGTACGGTAGAGAGTCTCGAAGATGAAAAGCTGCCACTTTTACACAGGTTGCCTCGCTGTCAAGAACACCGCGATCGCCGCAATCAACCACCGGCAAGCTCTAAAACCCTGTTTGTTCCCCGACAACAAAGCGATCGCGCAGTTCCTCAAAAGTAA
- a CDS encoding sugar transferase, translating into MTAESQLISGKMLWAFVKRGFQPLAPTGRPRGLSKQRDLPLQRLDRDFAKRCFDVLFSLSVLILFSPVYLLLALLIALSTRGPIFYVQERIGKNHQPFGCLKFRTMVPNADEVLLQMMATSPHLRQEFEDNFKLKDDPRITWIGKFLRVTSLDEFPQFWNVLKGDMSVVGPRPLVAEELSKYGHHIDKVLTIRPGITGLWQVSGRNDIPYPRRVQIDVYYVNARNFWLDLWLVVKTIGVVVSPKDNGAY; encoded by the coding sequence ATGACTGCCGAAAGCCAACTTATCTCCGGCAAGATGTTGTGGGCGTTCGTGAAGCGAGGTTTTCAACCACTCGCGCCGACAGGTAGGCCCAGAGGTTTGAGCAAACAGCGAGACCTCCCCCTACAGCGTCTAGACCGAGATTTCGCTAAGCGATGTTTTGATGTTCTGTTTTCACTGTCGGTTTTGATTTTGTTTTCTCCGGTTTACCTGCTGTTGGCCTTGCTGATTGCTCTGAGCACACGAGGTCCAATTTTTTATGTTCAGGAACGAATCGGGAAAAATCATCAGCCTTTTGGTTGTCTCAAATTCAGAACGATGGTGCCAAATGCAGACGAAGTGTTGCTGCAAATGATGGCAACCTCACCCCATCTGCGTCAGGAATTCGAGGATAATTTCAAACTCAAAGACGACCCTCGAATTACATGGATTGGTAAATTTCTACGGGTGACTAGCCTGGATGAGTTTCCCCAATTCTGGAACGTTCTTAAAGGGGACATGAGCGTTGTCGGGCCAAGACCTCTCGTTGCCGAGGAGTTGTCAAAATACGGGCATCACATTGACAAAGTGCTGACGATTCGACCTGGAATCACCGGATTGTGGCAAGTTTCTGGGCGCAATGACATCCCTTATCCGCGCCGAGTCCAGATAGATGTCTATTACGTCAATGCCAGGAATTTCTGGCTGGATTTGTGGCTAGTTGTAAAAACAATTGGCGTTGTCGTTTCCCCCAAAGACAATGGTGCCTACTGA
- the galE gene encoding UDP-glucose 4-epimerase GalE: protein MSQVKPTILVTGGAGYIGTHAVLALIKAGYGVVVLDNLVYGHRELVENVLKVELVVGDMSDRALLDQLFATRNIAAVMHFAAYIAVGESVTDPAKYYHNNVAGTLTLLEAMVAANVKKFVFSSTCAIYGMPQEVPMTEHHPQNPLSPYATSKWMVEKILADFDIAYDLKSVAFRYFNASGANPDGLLGEDHEPETHLIPLVLQTALGKRESIFILGTDYPTPDGTGIRDYIHVSDLADAHVLGLEYLLQGGTSDVFNLGNGNGFSVREVIETAKAVTGREIKAVERDRRAGDAPILVGSSDKAKKILGWCPQYADLSKIVADAWQWHQHRHG from the coding sequence GTGTCGCAAGTCAAACCAACCATTCTGGTGACGGGTGGAGCTGGATATATTGGAACCCATGCCGTACTGGCGCTGATCAAGGCAGGCTATGGGGTCGTGGTATTAGATAACCTGGTGTATGGACATCGGGAATTGGTGGAAAATGTACTCAAAGTAGAGCTGGTAGTGGGAGATATGAGCGATCGCGCTCTCCTCGACCAGCTCTTTGCCACTCGCAACATTGCGGCAGTCATGCACTTTGCCGCCTATATTGCGGTGGGAGAGTCCGTCACCGATCCCGCGAAATACTACCACAACAACGTCGCTGGCACCCTGACACTGTTAGAAGCAATGGTGGCAGCGAACGTGAAGAAATTTGTCTTTTCTTCCACTTGTGCCATCTACGGGATGCCCCAGGAAGTTCCCATGACCGAACACCATCCCCAAAATCCCCTTAGTCCTTACGCGACGAGTAAGTGGATGGTAGAGAAAATTCTGGCAGATTTTGATATTGCCTACGATTTAAAGTCCGTGGCGTTCCGCTATTTCAATGCCTCTGGTGCCAATCCCGATGGCTTACTCGGTGAGGATCACGAGCCAGAAACGCACCTGATTCCCCTGGTACTTCAGACAGCTTTGGGCAAACGGGAATCTATCTTCATTCTCGGCACCGATTACCCGACACCGGATGGCACTGGAATTCGGGACTACATCCACGTCAGCGACTTGGCAGATGCTCACGTTTTAGGGCTAGAGTATCTCCTGCAAGGGGGAACGAGCGATGTCTTTAACTTAGGCAATGGCAACGGTTTCTCCGTCAGAGAAGTGATTGAGACAGCCAAGGCGGTCACGGGGCGGGAGATCAAAGCAGTAGAACGCGATCGCCGTGCCGGGGACGCCCCTATTTTAGTTGGCAGCAGCGATAAAGCAAAAAAAATTCTCGGTTGGTGTCCGCAATACGCAGACCTGAGTAAAATCGTTGCTGACGCTTGGCAATGGCATCAGCATCGTCATGGATAA